A genomic stretch from Candidatus Aegiribacteria sp. includes:
- the rny gene encoding ribonuclease Y, which produces MSILIPAALAAVTFVLGFILHKILVAKEIRGAEAEAERIVSDAKREGEAQKREALLEGRDAISRERADMLEKYQERRISLDSKESQLSSESERLGILKEKLHDRKDSLDKRGTGLSEMENSLNAKHHRVNKLMEEQNKLLEQRANLSRDEARKLMLSNLEEELHHEAGRLTRKILEDAENKAEEEALKVLSTAIQRCAADHVVENCVSVVNLPSDDMKGRIIGREGRNIRAFEATTNVDVIIDDTPEAVVISCFDPVRREIARQALEKLLEDGRIHPGRIESTVSKVTSEMEKRIRKLGNQLALDANVSGLHQQLIRHLGRLRYRTSYGQNMYQHSLETAHICGLLASELKLDAALARRIGLLHDIGKATDQDIDGSHAMVGMELAQRYEESEVVCNAIGAHHEEIECESLYAILIQAADSVSSARPGARRETLELYVRRLHKLESIADSFDGVRKSYAIQAGRELRIAVRPETVDDDSAAELARIVARKIESEMQYPGQIKVTVIRETRASETAH; this is translated from the coding sequence ATGAGTATCCTTATACCTGCTGCACTGGCAGCAGTTACATTCGTTCTGGGGTTTATTCTTCATAAAATTCTTGTAGCCAAGGAAATAAGAGGCGCTGAGGCTGAAGCCGAGCGCATAGTATCCGATGCGAAACGGGAGGGTGAAGCTCAGAAACGTGAAGCTCTTCTTGAGGGCAGAGACGCCATTTCGCGAGAGAGGGCGGACATGCTGGAAAAGTACCAGGAGCGGAGAATCAGCCTGGATAGTAAGGAGAGCCAGCTTTCAAGTGAATCGGAGCGCCTCGGTATACTTAAAGAGAAGCTGCATGACAGAAAGGATTCTCTTGATAAGCGCGGGACCGGTTTATCTGAAATGGAAAACTCTCTCAACGCCAAGCATCACAGGGTAAACAAGCTGATGGAGGAGCAGAATAAACTGCTTGAACAGAGAGCAAATCTTTCAAGGGATGAAGCGAGAAAGCTAATGCTTTCCAACCTGGAGGAAGAGCTGCATCATGAAGCGGGAAGGCTTACCCGGAAGATACTCGAAGATGCTGAGAATAAGGCCGAAGAAGAGGCTCTCAAGGTTCTATCTACAGCTATTCAGAGATGTGCGGCGGATCATGTGGTAGAAAACTGCGTCTCAGTGGTGAACCTCCCCAGCGATGACATGAAGGGAAGGATCATTGGAAGAGAGGGCAGGAATATCAGGGCCTTCGAGGCTACGACCAATGTTGACGTTATCATCGATGATACTCCTGAAGCAGTGGTTATTTCATGCTTTGATCCTGTCCGCAGAGAGATAGCCAGGCAGGCCCTTGAGAAATTACTTGAAGACGGCAGAATACATCCGGGAAGGATAGAATCCACCGTATCCAAAGTTACATCGGAGATGGAGAAGAGAATAAGGAAACTGGGGAATCAGCTGGCGCTGGACGCTAACGTATCAGGTCTGCACCAGCAGCTTATCAGGCATCTTGGAAGATTACGCTACAGAACAAGTTACGGCCAGAACATGTACCAGCATTCACTTGAGACCGCCCACATCTGCGGACTGCTGGCATCCGAACTTAAACTTGATGCCGCACTGGCAAGAAGGATCGGCCTTCTTCACGATATCGGTAAAGCCACTGATCAGGATATCGATGGTTCACATGCGATGGTCGGGATGGAACTTGCGCAGAGGTATGAAGAATCAGAGGTAGTATGCAATGCTATCGGTGCTCACCATGAAGAGATAGAATGCGAATCTCTTTACGCCATTCTCATACAGGCAGCAGATTCGGTAAGCTCCGCACGTCCGGGGGCGAGAAGAGAGACACTGGAGCTGTACGTCAGAAGGCTTCATAAGCTGGAATCGATTGCTGATTCGTTCGATGGTGTAAGAAAATCCTATGCCATACAGGCGGGACGGGAATTGAGAATAGCAGTCAGACCTGAGACAGTAGATGACGATTCCGCAGCCGAACTTGCTAGAATAGTTGCCAGGAAGATCGAAAGTGAAATGCAGTACCCGGGGCAGATAAAGGTTACTGTAATTCGCGAAACCAGAGCTTCTGAAACAGCACACTGA
- a CDS encoding cell division protein ZapA: MSNRAEVTRVNIFGREYTIRGAGSPAYIAEIAHYVDMKMRQMTDNATMASTAKVAIFAALNIADELYQKRDQYEELDENQSGELTHLADRIEQVLSETSHSHVSSSSASSDSSAVIEASTIQQNSTSEIPR, encoded by the coding sequence ATGAGCAACCGGGCTGAGGTTACCCGCGTTAATATTTTTGGGCGGGAATATACTATCCGGGGAGCAGGTTCTCCTGCTTACATAGCTGAAATTGCCCATTACGTAGACATGAAAATGCGGCAGATGACAGATAACGCCACCATGGCTTCCACAGCCAAGGTGGCTATTTTTGCCGCACTTAACATAGCAGATGAACTCTATCAGAAGAGAGACCAGTACGAGGAACTTGATGAGAACCAGAGCGGTGAACTGACACACCTGGCCGACAGGATAGAGCAGGTTCTCTCGGAAACGAGCCATTCTCATGTATCATCCTCTTCTGCCAGTTCCGATTCATCTGCCGTCATCGAAGCCTCAACAATCCAGCAGAACAGCACATCCGAAATACCGCGATAG